In Methanoregula formicica SMSP, the DNA window ACTGAAGAGACTGTCGCCGTTCCGACTTTTTCTGTATATACCTTCTCGATGCTTGCACGGCTTATCTTCGACGTCTTCGAATCTATCCGGTATCCCCATCTCCCGTCACTGAAGGGAAAGATCGTTGCCCGTTCGTACATATCCGTCGCGGCATCGTACCCGATGATGAGAAGGCCGGTTGAGAGCGATGACGTGGGATTCCTGACGATATCACCTTCGGCATATAATGCGCCCGATGTAGTCCCGGCACTGGTGACCGTTGCTGTGGCCGTGACATCCCCGGGCTTTGCTCCTTCATCCGAACAGCCGGCACAAAAGACACCGGCAACAAGAATGGCGATAACTGCGACAATGACCCATGCTGATGTTCTCATAAAGAACTGTAGGTCACCGGCCTATAAAAACAGATACAGGACAATCGTTGCAGGCTAGGAATGAACATTGGTGGCGCACGCGAAGCGCCCAAAAAAAGATTATTCTTCTGCCTTTGCTTCTTTCTTCTCGGGTTTCTTGTAGCTCTCGACAAGCACGATCTCCGAGATGCCCCTGATGAACTCGAACCCCTCGTGTATGATCCGGCCACGCCAGAGGAGCCACCGGCGGTCATAGTTGATGCCCGGCGGGAGGGTGACGACTGCCTTGCTGCCATCCATCACGATCTCCATTTCCCTGCCGGAATAGAGCCTGATGAGGCCCCTGAGCTGGTCGAGCGGTTCCTTGACAAGCTCCTCGATCTTGTAGGAGTATGTCAGGGTCTGCCCGGCAAGAGGTGCGTTGAAGTCCACGATGACCCGGTTGCCGATAACATCAACAACCGTTCCCTCGCCCTGCTCTTCGAGCCTTACCGGCATACCACGGACGGGCTTCTCGGAGAACTTGTTCTTCGGGAACGACTGGATCTTCTTCATGTCGCGTTCGCCGAACGCCTTTTCTGGCGGCACGGTCACGGTACCCTCTGCACCGGTCTTCTTGCCAACGAGTTCCTCGTCAAGGCCGAGAA includes these proteins:
- a CDS encoding FKBP-type peptidyl-prolyl cis-trans isomerase, with the protein product MAIKEGDFIRLSYTGSVGDRVFDTTREDEAKTAGIHSANAIYGPVTVCVGQKHVILGLDEELVGKKTGAEGTVTVPPEKAFGERDMKKIQSFPKNKFSEKPVRGMPVRLEEQGEGTVVDVIGNRVIVDFNAPLAGQTLTYSYKIEELVKEPLDQLRGLIRLYSGREMEIVMDGSKAVVTLPPGINYDRRWLLWRGRIIHEGFEFIRGISEIVLVESYKKPEKKEAKAEE